One genomic window of Candidatus Nitrosopumilus sediminis includes the following:
- a CDS encoding cold-shock protein encodes MEQGTVKWFNRTKGFGFIEREGGDDLFVHKSDVDGFINEGDKVEFVVGEGQKGPAAQQVKKTA; translated from the coding sequence ATGGAACAAGGCACCGTAAAGTGGTTTAACCGTACTAAGGGCTTTGGTTTTATTGAAAGAGAGGGTGGAGACGATCTGTTTGTTCACAAATCAGATGTTGACGGATTCATCAACGAAGGCGATAAAGTCGAGTTTGTAGTAGGTGAAGGTCAAAAAGGACCCGCAGCACAACAAGTCAAAAAAACAGCATAG
- a CDS encoding alkaline phosphatase family protein — translation MDNSDIHMIYVLLDGVGDLPHPDLDGKTPLEAANTPILDKIASNGAIGEVISVGKGIAPESDIAVFNMLGYKFKHADYVGRGVIEAIGIGIDFKDGDLALRGNYSTLNDEGVIVDRRAGRHIEKADADGVAKEIEEKVKLTSPDVSVVVSPTIGHRVTVRIRKDSQKLSSRITNTDPAYSNIGGMGVAKAVGDFLKIEKCLPLDDDEDSKFTANLVNEFSEKSIEIMKESQINKRRQKENKKQLSCILLRDAGNKYPNVIPINEKYAMNFSCIVDMPVEIGISEVLKMKAFEAGGLTDYEEKAKVAAKAMETQNAIYVHLKGPDEFGHDGDAIGKMKNIEEIDQRFFKTLVENIDSSKVAIIISADHSTPCINKGHSDDPVPVVVSGDFIKKDGTTRMTEQQAKKGSIGLLQGAEVVEKSLELIKSQI, via the coding sequence TTGGACAATTCTGATATTCACATGATATACGTTCTTTTAGATGGAGTAGGGGATCTTCCACATCCAGATTTAGATGGAAAAACTCCATTGGAGGCTGCAAATACCCCAATATTGGACAAGATTGCCAGTAATGGAGCAATAGGAGAAGTAATTTCAGTAGGAAAAGGAATCGCCCCTGAATCAGATATTGCCGTTTTCAATATGTTAGGATACAAATTCAAACATGCAGATTATGTCGGAAGAGGAGTAATTGAAGCAATAGGCATTGGAATTGATTTTAAAGATGGAGACTTGGCATTAAGAGGAAATTATTCTACATTAAATGATGAAGGTGTTATTGTTGACCGAAGAGCTGGCAGACATATTGAAAAAGCAGATGCAGATGGAGTTGCAAAAGAAATTGAAGAAAAAGTCAAATTAACATCACCTGATGTATCAGTGGTAGTTTCCCCAACAATTGGCCACAGAGTAACAGTGAGGATTAGAAAAGATTCACAAAAATTATCTTCCAGAATTACCAATACAGACCCAGCATATAGCAACATAGGAGGCATGGGAGTTGCAAAAGCTGTAGGTGACTTTTTAAAAATTGAAAAATGTTTGCCGCTAGATGATGACGAGGATTCAAAATTTACTGCCAATCTTGTAAATGAATTCTCAGAAAAATCAATTGAGATAATGAAAGAAAGTCAAATTAACAAAAGAAGGCAAAAGGAGAATAAAAAACAGTTAAGCTGTATTCTGCTTAGGGATGCAGGTAACAAATATCCAAATGTAATCCCAATTAACGAAAAATATGCTATGAATTTTTCATGTATAGTAGACATGCCAGTGGAGATAGGTATTTCAGAAGTTCTAAAAATGAAAGCATTTGAAGCTGGAGGGTTAACAGATTATGAAGAAAAAGCAAAGGTTGCTGCAAAAGCAATGGAGACTCAAAACGCAATTTATGTTCATCTTAAAGGACCAGATGAATTCGGTCATGATGGAGATGCAATAGGTAAGATGAAAAACATAGAAGAAATTGATCAAAGATTTTTCAAAACACTTGTTGAGAATATAGATTCAAGTAAAGTTGCAATCATAATTTCTGCAGATCATTCTACACCATGTATAAACAAAGGGCATAGCGATGATCCTGTTCCAGTTGTAGTTTCAGGAGATTTCATTAAAAAAGACGGCACCACAAGAATGACGGAACAACAAGCAAAGAAAGGAAGCATAGGACTACTTCAAGGTGCAGAAGTGGTTGAAAAATCTCTGGAATTAATTAAATCTCAAATCTAG
- a CDS encoding signal recognition particle receptor subunit alpha, producing MLDGLKNSLGDAIKKIVKSSGIDEELIKELSKDVQRALLQSDVNVRLVLEITKHLEERALNETPPPGLSRKDHIVKILYDELSKLLGNESEFDFKPGKQNKIILLGIQGSGKTTVASKLAKFLTRQGYKVGVVGADTYRPGALVQLKTMCEKSNVEVYGEENNKDSPSIVKNGLKHFAGQPLDVILIDTAGRHKEEKDLLEEMDRINKVADPDLALLVIDGTIGQQCFNQAEAFHKTIPVGGVIITKLDSSAKGGGALAASAATGAQIMYIGTGERIDDLEKFSPTRFVGRLLGMGDIQAVLDLAKRLENEGDDVRMKRISSGKMNMDDFFYQLEEVTKVGSLQGLLDSMPGLSGMVKGDQVNQMEGRVSKWRYIIQSMTKAEKADPDLLNSSRIKRISRGSGWPEGEVKELIKNYKNSKNMMKASKGRQMQGTLRKMGLG from the coding sequence ATGCTTGATGGTTTGAAGAATAGTTTGGGTGACGCAATCAAAAAAATTGTAAAATCCTCTGGAATAGATGAAGAACTCATCAAAGAACTTTCTAAAGACGTCCAAAGAGCATTACTTCAATCTGATGTAAACGTACGACTAGTCCTTGAAATCACAAAACATCTTGAGGAGCGGGCACTCAATGAAACTCCTCCTCCTGGACTTTCACGAAAGGACCATATTGTAAAAATCCTATACGATGAACTCTCTAAACTACTTGGGAATGAATCTGAATTTGACTTTAAACCTGGAAAACAAAATAAGATCATCTTACTTGGAATTCAAGGTAGTGGCAAAACTACTGTAGCGTCAAAACTTGCTAAATTTTTAACGCGACAGGGATACAAAGTAGGTGTTGTAGGAGCTGATACATACAGACCTGGAGCATTAGTCCAACTCAAAACGATGTGTGAAAAATCTAACGTCGAAGTGTATGGTGAAGAAAATAACAAAGATTCTCCTAGTATTGTCAAAAATGGACTAAAACATTTTGCAGGACAACCTTTAGATGTAATTCTAATTGATACTGCTGGTCGTCATAAAGAAGAGAAGGACTTGCTTGAAGAAATGGATAGGATTAACAAAGTAGCAGATCCTGACTTGGCTTTACTTGTAATTGATGGTACAATTGGACAACAATGTTTCAATCAGGCTGAAGCATTTCATAAAACAATTCCAGTAGGTGGTGTAATAATTACAAAATTAGACAGCTCTGCTAAAGGTGGTGGTGCACTTGCAGCTTCTGCAGCTACTGGTGCACAAATAATGTACATTGGAACAGGAGAACGAATTGATGATTTAGAAAAATTCTCTCCTACTAGATTTGTTGGACGATTGCTTGGTATGGGTGATATTCAAGCCGTATTGGATTTAGCTAAACGATTAGAAAACGAGGGAGATGATGTTAGAATGAAAAGAATCTCTAGTGGAAAAATGAATATGGATGATTTCTTTTATCAATTAGAGGAAGTCACTAAAGTTGGTTCTTTACAAGGACTTCTTGATAGCATGCCAGGGCTTTCTGGAATGGTAAAAGGTGATCAAGTGAATCAGATGGAAGGTAGGGTTTCAAAATGGCGTTACATTATCCAAAGTATGACTAAAGCAGAAAAAGCAGATCCTGATTTATTAAATTCGTCTAGAATCAAAAGAATTTCCCGTGGCTCTGGATGGCCTGAAGGTGAAGTCAAAGAATTGATTAAAAATTATAAAAATTCTAAGAATATGATGAAAGCCTCTAAAGGTCGTCAGATGCAAGGCACTCTTAGGAAAATGGGATTAGGATAA
- a CDS encoding translation initiation factor IF-5A — protein sequence MSKPSDLGSLKIGSYILLPHSDQPSGEPCRIVEYDTSKPGKHGAAKARIVGEGIFDGQKRPHVGPVSMQIHVPMINKKIGQIISINGDTVQVMDSESFETVDISLIDDEVKGKLENGQNVEYWVVMDRTKIMRIKN from the coding sequence ATGAGTAAACCATCTGATCTTGGTTCTTTGAAAATCGGTTCATACATTCTATTGCCTCACTCTGATCAACCAAGCGGGGAGCCATGCAGAATTGTCGAATATGATACCTCTAAACCAGGAAAACATGGTGCAGCAAAAGCAAGAATTGTTGGTGAAGGAATTTTTGATGGTCAGAAAAGACCTCACGTAGGCCCAGTAAGTATGCAAATTCATGTCCCAATGATTAACAAGAAAATTGGCCAAATTATCTCAATTAATGGTGATACCGTTCAGGTTATGGATTCTGAATCATTTGAGACTGTTGATATCTCTTTGATTGATGATGAGGTCAAAGGTAAATTGGAAAATGGTCAAAATGTGGAATATTGGGTTGTTATGGATAGAACTAAAATAATGCGCATTAAGAACTAG
- a CDS encoding translation initiation factor eIF-1A has protein sequence MGKRQVKNESALKEIRLPEEGELFGRVLKMLGGENVMIKCADNITRRGRIRGKLKRRVWIRDNDIVIIAPWDFKESERGDIVWRFTLPQVEWLKENNHIPKDF, from the coding sequence ATGGGTAAGCGCCAAGTAAAAAATGAAAGTGCACTAAAAGAAATTCGATTGCCTGAAGAAGGCGAACTTTTTGGACGGGTATTAAAAATGCTTGGAGGAGAAAATGTCATGATAAAATGTGCTGATAACATAACTCGACGTGGAAGAATTAGAGGTAAACTAAAGCGAAGAGTTTGGATTAGAGATAATGATATTGTAATTATTGCTCCTTGGGATTTTAAAGAATCTGAGCGTGGTGACATTGTTTGGAGATTTACACTCCCTCAAGTTGAATGGCTTAAAGAAAACAATCACATTCCAAAAGATTTCTAA
- a CDS encoding YkgJ family cysteine cluster protein, with product MEFHCIEDCAQCCIEREYYPSKKFGKIGVLILPEEKDRIEKLAIKNKLKIKILPRIGVSEKNDSIPSKILAYQLMGSEKNGNTCPFLDTVSGEKSPHGGHPCKIYNERPLACKAYPLIESDPITLDQKCKFCKECGNADDNLNSEIEALLKIKGKMIPEYSVIWRYATNIGETEDQKIMESGWILEE from the coding sequence GTGGAATTTCATTGTATAGAAGATTGTGCTCAGTGTTGCATTGAAAGAGAATATTATCCAAGTAAAAAATTTGGGAAAATAGGAGTGTTGATACTTCCAGAGGAAAAAGATCGAATTGAAAAGTTGGCAATCAAAAACAAATTAAAAATCAAAATTTTGCCAAGAATAGGGGTATCTGAAAAAAATGATTCCATTCCAAGTAAAATTTTAGCATATCAATTAATGGGTTCTGAAAAAAATGGCAACACGTGTCCATTTTTGGATACAGTTAGTGGAGAAAAATCGCCACATGGAGGGCATCCATGTAAGATTTACAATGAAAGACCACTAGCATGTAAAGCATATCCATTAATTGAATCAGACCCAATAACACTTGATCAAAAATGTAAATTCTGCAAAGAGTGTGGAAATGCAGATGACAATCTTAATTCGGAGATAGAGGCTCTTTTGAAAATTAAAGGAAAAATGATTCCAGAATATTCAGTTATTTGGAGGTATGCGACAAATATCGGAGAAACAGAAGATCAAAAAATCATGGAATCGGGGTGGATTTTAGAAGAATAA
- a CDS encoding response regulator, translated as MDTKTSCEIALTHLKNKQFITAHTLLLDQAESLKKSDLLKSALLYMLAGECKTRQGKPSENEIKEAGDLFLKYSNAKNSTNVKGALLCASKCLLSLGEFDKAKETYQKAKSIILTPIQVTRPVVIVEDSAAISMKLKTYVEKLGYSEIHLFKNGKEGLKGCKDILSKNKEPILLLDMGLPDLEGDVVATKLLKEKTNLQIIVVTADEKTTVRVHNTLSTGVSAFIQKPFTLDEVKKAIDVAESEYSLLQ; from the coding sequence TTGGATACTAAAACCAGTTGTGAGATTGCATTAACACATCTTAAAAATAAACAATTCATTACGGCTCATACTTTACTTTTAGACCAAGCTGAATCTTTAAAAAAATCTGATCTTCTAAAATCTGCTTTGTTGTATATGTTGGCTGGCGAATGCAAAACTCGTCAAGGAAAACCATCTGAAAATGAAATTAAAGAAGCTGGTGATTTATTTTTAAAATATTCTAATGCAAAAAATTCAACAAATGTAAAAGGTGCATTACTATGTGCTTCCAAATGCTTACTGAGTTTAGGTGAATTTGACAAAGCTAAAGAAACATATCAAAAAGCAAAAAGCATCATCTTAACTCCAATTCAAGTTACTAGACCTGTTGTGATAGTTGAAGATAGTGCAGCAATTTCTATGAAACTAAAAACATATGTTGAAAAATTAGGTTATTCTGAAATTCATCTTTTTAAAAATGGAAAAGAAGGTTTGAAGGGTTGCAAAGATATTCTTTCTAAAAATAAAGAACCTATCCTACTTCTTGATATGGGATTGCCTGATCTTGAAGGTGATGTTGTTGCCACCAAATTACTTAAAGAAAAAACTAATCTGCAAATTATAGTTGTTACAGCTGATGAAAAAACTACTGTTCGGGTTCATAATACTCTGAGTACTGGTGTTTCTGCCTTTATCCAAAAACCATTTACCCTTGACGAAGTAAAAAAAGCAATTGATGTTGCAGAGTCTGAATATTCTTTATTACAATAA
- a CDS encoding Lrp/AsnC family transcriptional regulator, which yields MSEDAWSNLDKVDQKIIEILNNNARTPSKEIAAELKKSGHDVSDRTIRKRIERLEKSGIIKGYKAVLTDVSGINEYQAVLIKLKPSKSLEAVKDSIKEFITKLDNYLLVSNMEGEWNMLVLLQVNSEKSNTSQKIVEKFSDELIDYRINEIDIKDVNILNMSLLLL from the coding sequence ATGAGTGAAGATGCATGGTCCAATCTAGACAAAGTAGATCAAAAAATTATAGAAATTCTAAACAACAATGCAAGAACCCCATCAAAAGAAATTGCAGCAGAGTTGAAAAAATCAGGACATGATGTATCTGACAGAACAATTAGAAAAAGAATAGAGAGATTAGAAAAAAGTGGCATCATCAAAGGGTACAAAGCAGTACTAACGGATGTGTCAGGAATTAATGAGTACCAAGCAGTCTTAATCAAACTAAAACCTTCAAAATCACTTGAAGCAGTAAAAGATTCTATCAAAGAATTCATTACAAAATTAGACAACTATCTCCTAGTATCAAACATGGAAGGAGAATGGAATATGCTAGTTTTGCTACAAGTTAACTCTGAAAAATCAAACACGTCACAGAAAATTGTAGAAAAATTTTCAGATGAATTGATAGATTATAGAATAAATGAGATAGACATTAAAGATGTGAATATACTTAACATGTCCTTACTTTTATTGTAA
- a CDS encoding diphthine--ammonia ligase — MKLASFFSGGKDSMYAIYLAQKQGHKIKCLLSVFPKSEESHLLHHPNILWTKLQSESMNIPQLTINSNSDQTDDELSVMENLLQTAKDQFQIEGVVHGGIKSKFQKDKFQSICSKLNLVVIAPLWETVPEEYMNALIDSNFVFILTSVSSDGLDDSWLGKIITRSDILSLKNLSEKFGFNLNFEGGEAETFVIDCPLFTNSIKINQSQKQWDGYRGRFEIVDAELNYNA, encoded by the coding sequence ATGAAGTTAGCCTCTTTTTTTTCTGGTGGAAAAGATAGTATGTATGCCATCTATCTTGCACAAAAACAAGGTCATAAAATAAAATGTCTTTTGAGTGTTTTTCCAAAATCTGAAGAAAGCCATTTGCTACATCATCCAAATATTCTTTGGACAAAATTGCAATCAGAATCAATGAATATTCCACAATTGACCATTAATTCAAATTCTGATCAAACCGATGATGAATTATCTGTAATGGAAAATTTGCTGCAAACTGCAAAAGATCAATTTCAAATTGAAGGGGTGGTTCATGGAGGAATTAAAAGTAAATTTCAAAAAGATAAATTTCAAAGTATTTGCTCCAAATTAAATTTGGTTGTTATTGCACCCTTGTGGGAAACTGTTCCAGAAGAATACATGAATGCATTAATTGACTCTAACTTTGTTTTTATTTTAACTTCTGTGTCTTCGGATGGATTAGATGATTCTTGGTTAGGTAAAATAATCACAAGATCTGATATTCTTTCTTTGAAAAATCTGTCTGAAAAATTTGGATTTAATTTGAATTTTGAAGGAGGTGAGGCTGAAACATTTGTGATTGACTGCCCTCTCTTTACAAACTCGATCAAAATTAATCAATCTCAAAAACAATGGGATGGATATAGAGGAAGGTTTGAAATAGTGGATGCGGAGTTGAATTACAATGCTTGA
- a CDS encoding DUF309 domain-containing protein, whose protein sequence is MERYLLHFKNEKYLPQNCRELAHRARDLVNDMDVSVRLARVATKFIEFDVAAEKKDLDPLLEKLSPIGEIDNVRHVVEEHIDKEKGITDGIFYFNNERFWECHEAFEGVWNQCYGREKELVQGIILVAVAFAHQQENEESIGIGMLHRALEKLGTSPSTYHSIDIDRIRKNVIDMQQSKKLTRFEI, encoded by the coding sequence GTGGAACGATATTTACTGCATTTTAAAAACGAGAAATATTTACCTCAAAATTGTAGGGAACTAGCACACAGAGCACGAGATCTTGTAAATGATATGGATGTCTCAGTTCGGCTTGCTAGAGTTGCCACTAAATTCATCGAATTTGATGTTGCTGCAGAAAAAAAAGATCTAGATCCCCTTCTTGAAAAATTGTCTCCTATTGGTGAAATTGATAATGTAAGGCATGTTGTTGAAGAGCATATCGACAAAGAAAAAGGGATCACTGATGGAATATTTTACTTTAACAACGAGAGATTTTGGGAATGTCATGAGGCATTTGAAGGCGTCTGGAATCAATGCTATGGACGTGAAAAGGAACTTGTTCAGGGAATTATTTTAGTTGCAGTTGCATTTGCTCATCAACAAGAAAATGAAGAAAGTATTGGAATTGGAATGCTACATAGGGCATTGGAGAAATTAGGTACATCGCCTTCAACATATCATTCAATAGATATTGATAGAATTAGAAAAAATGTCATTGATATGCAACAATCTAAGAAGCTGACTAGATTTGAGATTTAA
- a CDS encoding 30S ribosomal protein S27ae, whose translation MPVEKKGKKGSSPSIASYYKVDGDKTSRTRKVCSRCGKGTFMAQHKDRNTCGKCGLTEFNQ comes from the coding sequence ATGCCTGTAGAGAAGAAAGGTAAGAAAGGATCCAGCCCTAGCATTGCATCTTATTACAAAGTTGATGGAGATAAAACATCAAGAACAAGAAAAGTATGTTCAAGATGCGGAAAAGGAACATTCATGGCACAACACAAAGATAGAAACACATGTGGCAAGTGCGGATTAACAGAGTTTAATCAATAA
- a CDS encoding tRNA pseudouridine(54/55) synthase Pus10: MSNYTQITPIVNKITKKYSLCDHCLGRLFSKQLHLSSNKLLGKKLKNNSNTKEKCYICKNLFDNLDHFLKLMLDVSSDYSFTTFSVGTMIKPSIVDRDDFIRSEYHLRGIDSVKADITKELGRLYSRKTKKRIDHLNPEITFTLNLKDELCQLRSKSITISGRYAKSRRGLPQKQKSCENCLGKGCRVCNFHGISEFESVEGIISKFIFKKFGGTTAKFTWLGGEDKSSLVLGSGRPFFVKIQNPYKRKSKLSDVTLDPIKLYNLKLVGESPKKSLKFNSTLRVKISTKSKIDLKNLKKLKDLITNPVIVYEKSGKHSEKKVFDVKYKKDSKNSLTLTVKAEGGFPTKRFVVGDDVTPNISKILETPCVCEEFDFLDVEV; encoded by the coding sequence ATGTCAAACTACACCCAAATTACACCTATCGTAAATAAAATTACCAAAAAATATTCTTTATGTGATCATTGTTTGGGAAGGTTATTCTCAAAACAATTACATCTCTCATCAAACAAACTTCTGGGTAAAAAATTAAAAAATAATTCCAACACTAAAGAAAAATGCTACATCTGTAAAAATTTGTTTGATAATTTAGATCATTTTTTGAAATTGATGCTTGATGTTTCATCTGATTACTCATTCACTACATTTAGTGTTGGCACAATGATAAAACCCTCAATTGTTGATAGAGATGATTTCATTAGATCTGAATACCATCTACGAGGGATTGACAGTGTAAAGGCAGACATTACAAAAGAATTGGGACGACTATATTCTAGAAAAACTAAAAAAAGAATTGATCATCTTAATCCTGAAATCACCTTTACGCTGAATTTAAAAGATGAATTATGCCAATTACGCTCAAAATCAATCACGATTTCAGGAAGATATGCCAAATCTAGAAGGGGACTTCCTCAAAAACAAAAATCATGTGAGAATTGTTTAGGAAAAGGATGCAGAGTATGTAATTTTCATGGCATTTCAGAGTTTGAAAGTGTGGAAGGAATTATTTCAAAATTTATATTTAAAAAATTTGGCGGAACTACTGCAAAATTTACTTGGTTAGGTGGGGAGGATAAATCTAGTTTGGTTTTGGGATCTGGAAGACCTTTTTTTGTAAAAATACAAAATCCGTACAAGAGAAAATCTAAACTATCTGATGTCACGCTTGATCCAATCAAACTTTATAATCTGAAATTAGTCGGCGAATCTCCAAAAAAATCTCTCAAATTCAATTCAACTCTCCGTGTAAAAATTTCCACAAAATCCAAAATTGATTTAAAAAATCTTAAAAAATTAAAAGATCTTATCACAAATCCGGTAATAGTTTATGAAAAATCTGGAAAACATTCTGAAAAGAAAGTTTTTGATGTAAAATACAAAAAAGATTCAAAAAATTCACTTACATTAACTGTCAAGGCTGAAGGTGGATTTCCAACCAAGCGGTTTGTGGTTGGCGATGATGTTACTCCAAATATCTCCAAAATTCTTGAAACACCGTGTGTATGTGAGGAATTTGATTTTCTAGACGTTGAGGTGTAA
- a CDS encoding alcohol dehydrogenase, translated as MKSARITGPNEPLTVSETETPKPQGTQVLVKVSSVGVCHSDLHLWEGGYDLGDGQFMKVTDRGVKYPVTPGHEIVGTVEQIGDGVSNVSVGDAVLVYPWIGCGQCPACKVGNENLCDAPKSMGVFQDGGYSDYSLIPDSKYLAKLDGVDPDAATSIACSGLTAYTAIKKANQNSPEFLVIVGAGGLGLMGVQIASAITDAKIICVDLDDAKLETAKEMGADFTVNSKDPETIQKIMSICNEKGADSVVDFVNAPPTVKTGLAVLRKRGNLVLVGLFGGSLEISLVTIPMKSIIIQGAYTGNYNDMVELLDLARKGTINPVISKRYSLDEANNALEDLKARKILGRAVINP; from the coding sequence ATGAAATCTGCTAGGATCACAGGCCCAAATGAGCCTCTTACAGTATCTGAAACTGAGACTCCTAAACCCCAAGGTACTCAAGTCCTAGTCAAAGTATCGTCTGTAGGTGTTTGCCACAGTGATCTACACTTATGGGAAGGCGGATATGATCTTGGTGATGGCCAATTTATGAAGGTCACTGATAGAGGTGTAAAATACCCTGTAACTCCTGGACATGAAATCGTTGGTACTGTTGAACAAATCGGCGATGGTGTTTCTAATGTATCTGTTGGAGATGCTGTTTTAGTATACCCTTGGATTGGATGTGGACAATGTCCTGCATGTAAAGTTGGAAACGAAAATCTATGTGATGCTCCAAAATCCATGGGCGTCTTCCAAGATGGGGGTTATTCTGATTATTCTTTAATTCCTGATTCTAAATATTTAGCAAAACTCGACGGTGTTGATCCTGATGCAGCTACTTCTATTGCTTGTTCTGGACTAACAGCATACACTGCTATCAAAAAGGCAAATCAAAACTCTCCAGAGTTTCTAGTAATTGTAGGAGCTGGTGGACTTGGATTAATGGGAGTTCAAATTGCTAGTGCTATTACCGATGCAAAGATTATCTGCGTTGATTTAGATGATGCAAAATTAGAAACAGCAAAAGAAATGGGTGCTGATTTTACAGTTAACTCAAAAGATCCTGAAACTATTCAAAAAATAATGTCTATCTGTAATGAGAAAGGTGCAGATAGTGTAGTAGATTTCGTTAATGCTCCTCCAACAGTCAAAACTGGTTTAGCAGTTTTAAGAAAAAGAGGAAATTTGGTTTTAGTTGGTTTGTTTGGCGGTTCATTGGAAATTTCCCTTGTAACAATCCCAATGAAATCTATTATCATTCAAGGTGCATACACTGGAAACTATAATGACATGGTAGAACTTCTTGATCTTGCACGAAAGGGCACCATTAATCCTGTAATTTCAAAAAGATATTCTTTAGATGAGGCAAATAATGCTCTAGAGGATCTCAAAGCCAGAAAAATTCTTGGTCGTGCAGTAATCAATCCCTGA